Below is a window of Virgibacillus sp. NKC19-3 DNA.
CTACTTTACAAATAGGTTGTTCCGTCCATTCTATAGAAGAAGCCATGGAGGCAGAGACAAAGGGTGCAAATTTCCTCCTTTATGGTCATATCTTTGCTACCTCATCGAAGCCAGGAATACCTCCGAGAGGACTTGATCATTTACAGAGGATAACAGAAACAGTTCATTTACCAGTCATAGCAATCGGTGGTATTATGCCGGAAAATACAAAGCAGGTACTAGCAGCAGGTGTAGAGGGAATCGCGGTTTTGTCAGGTGTATTATTAGCAAACGATCCTGTAGAAGCGGTTAAAGAATATAGAATAAATATGGAAAAGGGAGTGTATGATGAATAACCATTATGATGTCAGCATTGCTCGAGGAGGTGAAGGAAGATTCCATCGCTTATGATTCGAAATAGCTCAAAGGAGGTGAGAACATGACATTACAATTAAATGGGGAGATTGTAACGATACCAACAGCAGTTACCACAATTAAAGAAGTAATCGAACATTATAAGATAAGTAACCCTGTTGTTATTGTAGAACATAATGACCGAATTTTGGAAAAGAATGAGCATACTACTACAGAAATAGCTGATGGAGACAAAATAGAATTAATCCAATTTGTAGGAGGCGGTTAACATGTTAACCATCAACAAAAAACAATTTAACTCCAGATTATTGTTAGGTACAGGAAAATATCCAAATATTGATGTCCAGAAGCAAGCAGTGGAAGTGTCAAAGCCGGAAATCTTAACCTTCACTGTTCGCCGTATGAATATCTATGAGCCAAGTCAGCCGAATTTCCTTGAAAAGATTGATGTGGAGAAAGTTACGCTACTGCCAAACACGGCTGGAGCAAAAACGGCTGAAGAAGCTGTTCGTCATGCGAAACTAGCTCAGGCATCTGGCTTATGTGATATGATTAAGGTAGAAGTTATTGGTTGCGATAAGACCCTTCTTCCTGATCCTGTGGAAACGCTAAAAGCAACGGAAGAATTACTAAAAGAAGGATTCACCGTATTGCCATATACTTCCGATGATGTGGTACTTGCTAAAAAGCTGGAAGAGCTTGGTGCACATGCGATTATGCCAGGTGCTTCTCCGATTGGATCCGGACAAGGGATTATTAATCCACTCAACTTAAGCTTGATTATAGAACAATCAAAAGTTCCAGTTATCGTTGACGCTGGAATCGGTTCGCCTGCGGATGCTGCATTTGCAATGGAACTTGGAGCGGATGCAGTTCTTTTAAATACTGCTGTGTCAGCGGCAAGTGATCCGGTCAAAATGGCAAAAGCGATGAAGCTCGCTATTGAAGCTGGACGTTTGGCTTATGAAGCAGGAAGAATCCCGAAAAAGCGAACCGCAACGGCAAGTAGTCCAATGGAAGGAATGAGTGTCTGATGAATGATCGTTATTCCAGACAGACCCTGTTCACCCCAATTGGTGAGCAGGGTCAACAAAAACTAAAGAGAAAACATGTATTATTAATCGGTGCTGGAGCACTTGGAACAGGAAGTGGCGAATCCCTTGTTCGTGCAGGAGTCGGGAAAATAACAATCGTGGATCGCGATTATGTGGAATGGAGCAATTTGCAACGGCAGCAGCTTTATGTGGAGGTGGATGCGGCAAATCGGGTACCAAAGGCCATTGCCGCTAAGGAGCGATTACAGCAAATTAATTCAGAAGTAGAAATCGAGAGCCATATTCTGGATGTGACGCCTCAAGTATTTGAAAAACTAGCAGAAAACGTTGATTTGATTCTAGACGCTACAGATAATTTTGATATTCGCATGCAAATAAATGATATAGCACAAAAATATACAATACCTTGGATTTATGGATCCTGTGTTGCAAGTTATGGTATTAGCTTTACAATTATTCCTGGTAAAACTCCCTGTCTGCACTGTTTAATGGAGGATGTACCGATCGGTGGGCTAACGTGTGATACTGCTGGAATTATTAGTCCAGCTGCTAGTATGGTAGTTGCCTATCAAACAGCAGAAGCTTTAAAAATACTTACGGAAGATTGGGAGGCACTTAGTGGGAAGTTAGTTTCGTTTGATCTTTGGAAAAATCATCATTCCAAGATGAATGTTTCCAGTATGAAAAAAGCAGCTTGCTCTTCTTGTGGTGCAAATGCAACGTATCCCTTTCTTACTTTTGAAAATCAAACCAAGACGGCGGTTTTATGCGGAAGGGATACGGTTCAGATTCGCCCATCAAAGCGTGAAGATCGTGATCTACAGGGGATCGCCAAGATGCTTTCTACAATGGGAGGTAAAGTGGAACAAAATGATTTTCTTCTTTCTTTTACCATGGATAAGCAGCGGTTCGTTATGTTCCAAGATGGTCGTACACTCGTTCATGGGACGAAAGATATCACAGAAGCTAAAACACTTTATCATCGTTACTTTGGTTAACCCCACAGAATAAACTGTGGGGCAGTATTTATACAACAAACATTCTGATCGTCTTACTCAGCTACACGCTGTTGGTGGTCGTTGACATAATCTAGCGCCATCTCTACAGCTGTTCGCGCCTCGATATATCCCCATATATCATTAAGCATTGGTTGAGACGTTGTCTGGAGGATACTTTTTACATCATTGGGGCTAAGGGTTGGATTGGCTTCTAACATTTGTGCAATGACGCCTGCACATATGGGTGTGGCCATCGACGTACCGGATAATTGCAGGTAATGTTCATCGACGATTTGTTCAGGTAACTGTTGTTCCAGCTCAGATTCTGGTGCTAACAGAGAAATGATGTCTGTCCCTGGTGAATAGATATCCGGCTTAATCAATGAATCGATCGTTGGACCACGGCTTGAATAATCTGCAATATGATCGTCTGATCGCGTACCCGTATTCTGGTCAGACGTAGATCCAACAGTAATAATAAACGGATTAATAGCAGGTGTACTAATGGTTTTCTGCTCCGGGCCATTGTTACCAGCCGCTGCACAAACGACGATGCCGTTATGCCATGCTTCTTGTACAACCTGTGCTAGCGGGTCATCCCTATACGATTCATATGCTTGAGCACCCAGAGATAGAGAAATTATTTGAATATTATATTCTTCTTTGTGTTCCATACACCACGTAATTCCTTCAATGATGGTTGATAGTTTTCCCGCGCCATCCTTATCCAAAACCTTCACACCAATAACGGAAGCTTCAGATGCTGGAGCAATATATAAGCCATCTGACTTACTAGCATTTCCTGCTGCGTCGCCCGCGCAGTGTGTCCCGTGTCCATTATCATCGTAAGGATCGTTCTGATCGTTAATAAAATCTTTAAAAGCAATAATTCTATTATCGGGTTCCGTTAAATCTGCATGGGGATAGATTCCAGTATCAATGACAGCAACAGTTACACCGTTTCCGGTAAAGTCATGATGCTCTTGTACATCAACAGCTCCGATTTGTCTGCTTGCAATGTCCAGAAAGCATGTTACTTCACGGTCATAGAATATCCGATCAACTGCCTCATGATCCTTAATCTGTTTGATCATTTGCGGCGTTAACTTCCCGCCAACGGTTCCGTGGAATCGTAAGTCTTTGTCTAATTTACTGCGACTATCTTTTTGACAGGTATTCAGGAGATCGTCTCTTATAGCTTTGTCCGAATTCTTGTTAACGTAAACAATGACAGGTATATCATCAGTATTGCTGATTGCGTAAGGATCTTGTTTTCTTTTAACACGTAATTGTTCCACTAAACCTGGATCTAGTTTTCGACCAGCTTCTTCATACCATATTCTTTTTCTGTTACTCATTTTTTGCCTCCTCAGGATTTTAGTTTTAAAACCTACTAGCATTGGCAACAGTGGCACTAGAACAACGTGAGATCACCCCCTCTACTAGTTTTATAATTTAAACTATGTTTTTTCTTGGTAAAGAGAGTGAGTATCCTATCTAATTTGATCTAATAGGGGCTTGTCCTTTAATAAAAGCATAGCAGGGTAATAGAGAGTGGACAATCCATCTAAATAACTAACTTTTATGAATATATATATTATTTTGATACAAAAGTCTGAAGGAGAAGAGGCACATCACTATCGGTTTGCTTTGTCAGTATGTTTCGTTCAACTTCCTGAAATTTACAGAAGGAATTATTCTTGCATGAATATGGTAATAACTATTTAAAATAGGGGAAGTAGAATACAATATCCTTGAATAGGAAGACTTCTTTCGGAAGTTCTGTTAAAATAAAGTAATATACATATTACGATAACTTCGATTTGGGGTGGAGAGAATGTCATTTCGCAGTACAATTAATACGTATTTTAATAATCACGCAGAAACAAGCGAGAATCATGAGAATACATCACTTCAGACACATTATTATAAGACAACCAAAGATACAGGAATGCAAATGTTGGAGAATTTATTCATCCATTCTGATGGATATGAAATTAATTCCATTTCTAAAGAGCACGGTGAAATCAGTGTGCTTATGAAAAAGGGGAAGAAGGCATTTATTGTTGCTACAGTGATTATGGTTAGGCCGTATTATACAGCGATTGACTTTTCTGTGACAACGGAATCTGTTCTTCCTTTTGACTTCGGCTATAGTACAAAAGTGATCCAACAATTATATCAATGGATTAATAAAGATCTGTCATTAATCACGACAAGAGAAACGAGTTAATAATGAAAAACGGAGGCGTGCGAAATGAGATGTTCCAATTGCAACAATAAAAATACAAGAGTGCTCGATTCACGTCCGATTGAAGAAGGGGAATCCATACGCAGACGAAGGGAATGCGAAAATTGTGGTTTTCGATTTACGACGTTTGAACGGATTGAAGAAGTCCCCCTAATTGTGGTAAAAAAGGATGGGAATAGGCAAGTATTTAGCAGGGAAAAGCTGGTTCGGGGCTTAATCCGAGCCTGTGAAAAACGTCCAATTCCCCTTGATAAAATGGAGGAAATAGCCTCTTCTGTTGAAAAAGAACTTCGTAATGACGGTATTTCTGAAGTGGACAGCAATGAAATTGGTGAAATGGTGATGGACAGGCTATCCAAAGTTGATGAAGTGGCATATGTTCGTTTCGCCTCTGTCTATCGTCAATTTAAAGATATCAGTGTCTTTCTCGATGAATTGAAGGATTTAATCAATGCAGATAAAAAATCCTGATGTACCACAAAGAGGGAGAGTAAGAATAATGCATTTTATTGGAAAAATTTTGCCTGTGGAAGGATATTATGTTGTATTAAAAACGTATTTACCTGTTGACTACGGGAAATCATTAACTCATTTGTATCAACCGCTTATTGGTACTCACGCAGTTACGTTATATCAAACACTTCTGCATGACATGGAGTTGCAACGGGAAAGGGAAGCCCAAACGCATCATACATTAATGAATTATTTAAATATACCATTGGATGAGATCTACCAGGCAAGGTTAAAGCTTGAAGCCATTGGACTGTTAAAAACATATAAACAAAATACAGAAACAACCAATATGTACACGTACGAGTTGCAAAGTCCATTTGCGCCAAAGGATTTTTTCAAGGATGCAATGCTTACGCAGCTCTTATTTCATCATATTGGTGACGCTAAGTTTAAAGAGTTGAAGAACCATTACGTAACAACACCAAAAAGACAGATCGGAACAGATATAACAGCATCTTTCCATGATGTATTTCAAACGTTTGAGCCTTCCCTTGGGACAGTTGGAGTATCTTCAAATGAAGAAAAGCCGGCGACGTCAGAGCAAAAAACAGACTTTTCCTGGATAGAAATGATGTTAAAACAGCGGATGATCCCTGTGGGCAAAGTCTTAACACCAGAAAACAAAAAATTGATTTCTCAAATGATGCAATTGTATGATTTATATGCGCATGAAATAGATAAAAGTGTATTATGGGCATTAACTTCAGATAATAGGCTGGACGCAGAAGAATTTAAAACAGCCTGTCATGATCTGTTTAAACAAAAATATAATGATACACCCATCCAATTAAAAAATAAGGCTGTATCTAGTCAACATGAAACAACAAAGAAACCTGAAACAAAAGAGGACCAGCTTATCCACGAATTAGAAATAATCTCTCCGAAGCAATTACTGGAAGACCTCTCAAGTGGTAACCATGCTTCTGAACAGGATATGAGGGTTATACGTGGTGTAATGACAACACAAGGACTGCCTTCTCCTGTTATGAATGTATTGATTCATTATGTGTTATTGCAGTCAAACATGAAGCTATCCAAAGCATATCTGGAGAAGATTGCAAGTCACTGGTCCAGAGCTAATTTAAAAACAGCGAAAGAAGCCATGGCTTTCGCCAAAAAAGAAAAAGATAGATATCAAAAAGGTGCAGCTTCTAAATCCAAGTCAACCTATAGAAAAGCCGAATCAAATGAAGTTGTCCCGGATTGGTTTAAAGAAAGAAAGAATAAGAATCGTAAACAACAACCAGATACGAATAATATAGACACGACAAAAGAGCAAGAAGAAGTTGCTGCCATGCTACGTCAGTATTCAAGCAGAAACAAAAATAATCACATCCAAGGATGATAATATGGAACCAGTACAATCTACATTGAGAAAATGGATGCAGGAAAATAAGCATTTCAAAGAAAATTATACAAAAGTTAAACAGGAAGTGTTAAGTGACCCTGAAATTAAGGATTTTATAGCAAAACATCCGCAATTAACCCAACTGGAAATGGAGAAAAGTCTGATTAAACTATATGAATACAAGACACAATCCAAACAATGTGACCATTGTTCCTCATTTGGCGGATGTATAAATATGATTCAAGGGTATTCGCCTATTTTACATGTTGAAAATAATGAAATTCGTCTCTCGTATGAAAAATGCCATAATCGGATTGCATATGAAAAGCAAATCGAGCAGCAAAATTTGATTCAAAGTTTATATATGCCAAGAGAGATCTTGGATGCAACGATTGATGATATTGACAATGATGTTGAAAGAGTTCGTGCGATTCGTGAATTGATTTACTTTGTCGAGCAAGCAAAATCCGATTTGCCTAAAAAAGGAATCTATTTTCATGGTCCGTTTGGTGTTGGAAAAACGTATTTTTTAGGAGCTCTTGCCAATAAATTAAAAGAATACCACATTTCATCAACATTAATTTATATGCCGGAATTTGTTCGGGAAATGAAAGCGTCCATGAAAGATGATTCTATCAATGAGAAAATAGAACTTTTTAAGAAAGCAGACGTGTTGATGTTGGATGATATCGGTGCGGAAATGCAATCTGCCTGGTTTCGTGATGAAATACTGGGGTCTATACTGCAATATCGAATGATGGAAAAGCTACCGGTATTCTTCACTTCAAATTATGACTTGGATCAATTGGAAAGTCAGTTGGCGGCAACGCGTTCGGGTGTCGAAACGGTAAAAGCAGGTAGAATTATTGAACGAATTAAACAGGTTAGTAAATCGGTTGAAATCATTGGAGAGAATCGCAGAGAATAAAATGGAGAAAAGGTGGTAGACAGGATATCCTGTCTACCACCTTTTCTTACTTTAACTAGTTTCAATGGTTTATACATGTTTTCAATTATCCGTCCATATAATGTAACAGTTTGGTGTTGGGTGAGGGTGATTGTATTGCTTGAAATTTATTTTGAATCAGATAAGGAAGTAATTCGTTTTTGTGAACAGTTATTCAGTTACAATAAGCAAATTGAATTACACTGGAAAACGAACAAAGATTGGGGGAATCATTTACAATTAGAAAATAAGTTACCTGAAAATGAATTGATTGAGACTATAGCACAATCAATGACGGATGTTTTTATTGCGCACCGTTTAAGGAACATGATAGAAAGTACCATTAAAAGGATTTATTATTATACCAATAGTGATGAAATCGAACGGATTTTGGATTTGACAGAATGGATTTTTGCGGGAGAAAATGCCGATAGTCTGCAAGTAAGAAATACAGAAGACCCAAGTCAAATATTAAAATCCTTATTTAGCGCATCAATAAAAAACGAAACAACAATCCATTATGATTCCATCATACAATTTCGTTTGAAAGATTTTAGAAATCAACTTATTCACTATGTGGGACTTGCTATTGATGAATTTAAGCGGGAGGAAGATCATCAGGCTTTTGTGAATATGCTTCGTGAATACATTGTAAAAAAGATCCGAGCTTTGATACGATTCATGTATTACAGGGGAATATGTTTACTTTTTATAAACATAATGGTAAACAAATTTCAACAATGGAGTTAAGAAGTCTTATGAAAAGCGAACCACTCTATATAGTTGGATTGGACGAAGATGAATTAAATTTGGCGCCGCTTGTTGCTATGGCACCGAAAAAAATCAAAATGTATGGGGATGACCCATCTGAGCCGAAGACATTAACAGTCATTAATGTTTTTCAGGAAAAAGTAGATTTCAAAGCCTATCATCATTTTCCATTTCAACATTTGTTAAAAAAACAACAGAAATAGGCTTGATTTTATAATTATAAACGGCTATAATACAGGTTATATATCATGTAGGTAAAAGGTAAAGACGAGGATACGATTATTTTATCTTTGTATAGAAAAGAGAAGGAAGCCAGCGGCTGAAAGCTTCCACTATGCATACAAATAATTACCGCCTTCGAACCCTGCTATGGAAATGTCAGTAAATAGTGGCGTATTATCTGCGTTAAAGATTGATGAAGCCATCAAATGATGGAAAATAGGGTGGAACCACGACGTCTCAGGCGCTCGTCCCTTTGCGTAACTTGCAGAGGGATGGGCGTCTTTTTAACGTCTAAAAGATATATTATATGAAGGAGCGATTACTATGGCAGCAGAAATTTCAATTACATTTCCGGACAGGACAGTGAAACAATTCCCGTCAGGTACAACTGGGGAAGAAATTGCAGCTTCGATTTCTTCAGGTTTAAAGAAACAGGCAATAGCGATTAAGCTGGATGATGAACGCGTTGATTTAAAACGTGAATTGCATCATGGTGGAAAGATTGAAATTATAACGTATAAAGATCAGGAAGGTATAGAGGTGATGCGTCATTCTACGGCACACCTAATGGCTCATGCTATAAAGCGCATTTATAAAGACGTTCAATTTGGTGTTGGTCCAGTCATTGAAGAAGGATTTTACTATGATATGGATATGGAGCATAAGATAACACCGGAAGACCTTCCGAAAATAGAGAAAGAAATGAAGCGGATTGTTGATGAAGCACTGGAGATTAAACGCATGGAAGTATCACGTGCGAAAGCAAAAGAAATGTTTCGTGAAATCGGGGATGATTTGAAGCTGGAATTGATTGATGCGATTCCTGAAGACGAACAGGTTACCATTTATCAGCAGGGTGAATTTTTTGATCTCTGCCGTGGTATACATGTACCTTCAACCAATAAAATTAAAGCCTTCAAACTATTAAGCATTTCTGGTGCATATTGGCGCGGAGACAGTAATAATAAGCAACTGCAACGTATCTATGGGACAGCCTTTGAAAAACAATCTCAGGTAAATGACTATCTGAATTTATTGGAAGAACGTAAGGAACGTGACCATCGCAAGCTTGGAAAGGAACTGGATATTTTTACTGTTAATCAGGAAGTTGGACAAGGCCTGCCACTTTGGCTCCCTAAAGGTGCAACAATCCGGCGACAGATTGAACGCTATATTGTAGATATTGAAGAGAGACTTGGCTATGATCATGTGTATACACCTGTTTTAGCAAATGTGGATCTATACAAAACAAGCGGTCATTGGGATCACTATCAGGATGATATGTTCCCTACGATGGAAATGGATAATGAAGAGCTTGTATTACGCCCGATGAACTGCCCGCACCATATGATGGTTTTTAAAAATCAGTTATGGAGTTATCGTAATTTACCTGTTCGAATTGCGGAACTTGGCACCATGCATCGTTATGAAATGAGTGGTGCTCTTGCAGGGCTTCAGCGAGTAAGGGCGATGACATTGAATGATGCGCATATTTTTGCAAGACCGGAGCAATTAAAAGA
It encodes the following:
- the tenI gene encoding thiazole tautomerase TenI, whose amino-acid sequence is MPKQLHVISTGRQSMKTFVTIAGQIHKYVDVIHVREKTWSASKLVAVVQALAEEGIPVKKIMINDRIDIAYMMKTNGVQLTHQSADLSLVKESFPTLQIGCSVHSIEEAMEAETKGANFLLYGHIFATSSKPGIPPRGLDHLQRITETVHLPVIAIGGIMPENTKQVLAAGVEGIAVLSGVLLANDPVEAVKEYRINMEKGVYDE
- the thiS gene encoding sulfur carrier protein ThiS, which codes for MTLQLNGEIVTIPTAVTTIKEVIEHYKISNPVVIVEHNDRILEKNEHTTTEIADGDKIELIQFVGGG
- a CDS encoding thiazole synthase, with translation MLTINKKQFNSRLLLGTGKYPNIDVQKQAVEVSKPEILTFTVRRMNIYEPSQPNFLEKIDVEKVTLLPNTAGAKTAEEAVRHAKLAQASGLCDMIKVEVIGCDKTLLPDPVETLKATEELLKEGFTVLPYTSDDVVLAKKLEELGAHAIMPGASPIGSGQGIINPLNLSLIIEQSKVPVIVDAGIGSPADAAFAMELGADAVLLNTAVSAASDPVKMAKAMKLAIEAGRLAYEAGRIPKKRTATASSPMEGMSV
- a CDS encoding thiazole biosynthesis adenylyltransferase ThiF, coding for MNDRYSRQTLFTPIGEQGQQKLKRKHVLLIGAGALGTGSGESLVRAGVGKITIVDRDYVEWSNLQRQQLYVEVDAANRVPKAIAAKERLQQINSEVEIESHILDVTPQVFEKLAENVDLILDATDNFDIRMQINDIAQKYTIPWIYGSCVASYGISFTIIPGKTPCLHCLMEDVPIGGLTCDTAGIISPAASMVVAYQTAEALKILTEDWEALSGKLVSFDLWKNHHSKMNVSSMKKAACSSCGANATYPFLTFENQTKTAVLCGRDTVQIRPSKREDRDLQGIAKMLSTMGGKVEQNDFLLSFTMDKQRFVMFQDGRTLVHGTKDITEAKTLYHRYFG
- a CDS encoding S8 family peptidase, encoding MSNRKRIWYEEAGRKLDPGLVEQLRVKRKQDPYAISNTDDIPVIVYVNKNSDKAIRDDLLNTCQKDSRSKLDKDLRFHGTVGGKLTPQMIKQIKDHEAVDRIFYDREVTCFLDIASRQIGAVDVQEHHDFTGNGVTVAVIDTGIYPHADLTEPDNRIIAFKDFINDQNDPYDDNGHGTHCAGDAAGNASKSDGLYIAPASEASVIGVKVLDKDGAGKLSTIIEGITWCMEHKEEYNIQIISLSLGAQAYESYRDDPLAQVVQEAWHNGIVVCAAAGNNGPEQKTISTPAINPFIITVGSTSDQNTGTRSDDHIADYSSRGPTIDSLIKPDIYSPGTDIISLLAPESELEQQLPEQIVDEHYLQLSGTSMATPICAGVIAQMLEANPTLSPNDVKSILQTTSQPMLNDIWGYIEARTAVEMALDYVNDHQQRVAE
- a CDS encoding cytosolic protein, with the protein product MSFRSTINTYFNNHAETSENHENTSLQTHYYKTTKDTGMQMLENLFIHSDGYEINSISKEHGEISVLMKKGKKAFIVATVIMVRPYYTAIDFSVTTESVLPFDFGYSTKVIQQLYQWINKDLSLITTRETS
- the nrdR gene encoding transcriptional regulator NrdR, whose translation is MRCSNCNNKNTRVLDSRPIEEGESIRRRRECENCGFRFTTFERIEEVPLIVVKKDGNRQVFSREKLVRGLIRACEKRPIPLDKMEEIASSVEKELRNDGISEVDSNEIGEMVMDRLSKVDEVAYVRFASVYRQFKDISVFLDELKDLINADKKS
- a CDS encoding replication initiation and membrane attachment family protein, encoding MHFIGKILPVEGYYVVLKTYLPVDYGKSLTHLYQPLIGTHAVTLYQTLLHDMELQREREAQTHHTLMNYLNIPLDEIYQARLKLEAIGLLKTYKQNTETTNMYTYELQSPFAPKDFFKDAMLTQLLFHHIGDAKFKELKNHYVTTPKRQIGTDITASFHDVFQTFEPSLGTVGVSSNEEKPATSEQKTDFSWIEMMLKQRMIPVGKVLTPENKKLISQMMQLYDLYAHEIDKSVLWALTSDNRLDAEEFKTACHDLFKQKYNDTPIQLKNKAVSSQHETTKKPETKEDQLIHELEIISPKQLLEDLSSGNHASEQDMRVIRGVMTTQGLPSPVMNVLIHYVLLQSNMKLSKAYLEKIASHWSRANLKTAKEAMAFAKKEKDRYQKGAASKSKSTYRKAESNEVVPDWFKERKNKNRKQQPDTNNIDTTKEQEEVAAMLRQYSSRNKNNHIQG
- the dnaI gene encoding primosomal protein DnaI, giving the protein MEPVQSTLRKWMQENKHFKENYTKVKQEVLSDPEIKDFIAKHPQLTQLEMEKSLIKLYEYKTQSKQCDHCSSFGGCINMIQGYSPILHVENNEIRLSYEKCHNRIAYEKQIEQQNLIQSLYMPREILDATIDDIDNDVERVRAIRELIYFVEQAKSDLPKKGIYFHGPFGVGKTYFLGALANKLKEYHISSTLIYMPEFVREMKASMKDDSINEKIELFKKADVLMLDDIGAEMQSAWFRDEILGSILQYRMMEKLPVFFTSNYDLDQLESQLAATRSGVETVKAGRIIERIKQVSKSVEIIGENRRE
- the ytxC gene encoding sporulation protein YtxC, giving the protein MLEIYFESDKEVIRFCEQLFSYNKQIELHWKTNKDWGNHLQLENKLPENELIETIAQSMTDVFIAHRLRNMIESTIKRIYYYTNSDEIERILDLTEWIFAGENADSLQVRNTEDPSQILKSLFSASIKNETTIHYDSIIQFRLKDFRNQLIHYVGLAIDEFKREEDHQAFVNMLREYIVKKIRALIRFMYYRGICLLFINIMVNKFQQWS
- the ytxC gene encoding sporulation protein YtxC, yielding MFTFYKHNGKQISTMELRSLMKSEPLYIVGLDEDELNLAPLVAMAPKKIKMYGDDPSEPKTLTVINVFQEKVDFKAYHHFPFQHLLKKQQK
- the thrS gene encoding threonine--tRNA ligase encodes the protein MAAEISITFPDRTVKQFPSGTTGEEIAASISSGLKKQAIAIKLDDERVDLKRELHHGGKIEIITYKDQEGIEVMRHSTAHLMAHAIKRIYKDVQFGVGPVIEEGFYYDMDMEHKITPEDLPKIEKEMKRIVDEALEIKRMEVSRAKAKEMFREIGDDLKLELIDAIPEDEQVTIYQQGEFFDLCRGIHVPSTNKIKAFKLLSISGAYWRGDSNNKQLQRIYGTAFEKQSQVNDYLNLLEERKERDHRKLGKELDIFTVNQEVGQGLPLWLPKGATIRRQIERYIVDIEERLGYDHVYTPVLANVDLYKTSGHWDHYQDDMFPTMEMDNEELVLRPMNCPHHMMVFKNQLWSYRNLPVRIAELGTMHRYEMSGALAGLQRVRAMTLNDAHIFARPEQLKEEFTRVVELVQRVYKDFGIDDYYFRLSYRDPEDKEKYIDNDEMWEKAESMLKETMEDMNLDYVEAIGEAAFYGPKLDVQVQTSLGKDETLSTVQLDYQLPERFDLTYIGEDGKEHRPVVIHRGVVSTMERFVAFLIEEYKGAFPTWLAPVQAKIIPVSPQFHLDYAKEIEDKLRRQGLRVTIDERDEKIGYKIREAQTQKVPFSLVLGDDEVKENAVNVRRYGEKQSETLGFDDFVAMINKEVEEKTLRK